From the genome of Fusobacterium perfoetens, one region includes:
- a CDS encoding PTS sugar transporter subunit IIA yields MIDYFNGKLITYIEGKHSKEEILQMLVSFMEQNTDLIENKDEFYKQILEREAVGSTGIGMGVAVPHARSTGVKDVVVALAVLEYPVDFNSIDGELIKTIALVGAPKDKSKEYLGLLSSLSKIFRVKKNRDAIKTARDQKELVEAVMETEV; encoded by the coding sequence GTGATAGATTATTTTAACGGGAAACTTATTACTTACATTGAAGGAAAACACAGCAAAGAGGAAATACTTCAGATGCTTGTATCATTCATGGAGCAAAATACCGACCTTATAGAAAATAAAGATGAATTTTATAAGCAAATTCTTGAAAGAGAGGCTGTAGGAAGTACAGGGATTGGAATGGGAGTTGCTGTTCCTCATGCAAGAAGTACAGGAGTTAAAGATGTTGTTGTAGCTCTTGCAGTTCTTGAATATCCTGTTGACTTTAATTCTATTGATGGAGAACTTATAAAAACAATTGCTCTTGTAGGAGCACCTAAGGATAAGAGCAAAGAGTATCTTGGACTTCTTTCAAGTCTTTCTAAAATTTTTAGAGTTAAGAAAAACAGAGATGCTATAAAAACAGCAAGAGATCAGAAAGAACTTGTGGAAGCAGTAATGGAGACAGAAGTATAG
- the nadD gene encoding nicotinate (nicotinamide) nucleotide adenylyltransferase: MRIGIYGGSFDPPHYGHKNIAEFVIKELSLDKLLVIPLGIASHGKNSLSLSEDRMKMCELTFGDIEKAVVSPIEINMEGVSYTFKTLEAVIKDMGEDNEYFEIIGEDSANYFDKWKEYKKILELSTVVVLKRKGFKNVVDSPKMITVDNPYFNISSTEIKEKIRNGEDVSKFLTNKTVKFINTKNLYK, encoded by the coding sequence GTGAGAATAGGAATATACGGAGGAAGTTTTGATCCTCCTCATTACGGTCATAAAAATATAGCAGAATTTGTAATAAAGGAGCTTTCTCTTGATAAACTTCTTGTAATTCCTTTGGGAATAGCTTCCCATGGAAAAAATAGTCTAAGTTTATCTGAAGATAGAATGAAAATGTGTGAACTGACTTTTGGAGATATAGAAAAAGCAGTTGTTTCACCTATTGAGATAAATATGGAAGGTGTGTCCTATACTTTTAAAACTTTAGAAGCAGTTATAAAAGATATGGGAGAGGATAATGAATATTTTGAAATAATAGGAGAAGATTCTGCAAATTATTTTGATAAGTGGAAGGAATATAAAAAGATTCTTGAACTTTCAACTGTAGTTGTTTTAAAGAGAAAGGGCTTCAAAAATGTTGTTGATTCTCCAAAAATGATAACAGTTGACAATCCTTATTTTAATATATCTTCAACAGAGATAAAGGAAAAAATAAGAAATGGAGAAGATGTTTCAAAGTTTCTCACTAATAAAACAGTAAAGTTTATAAATACAAAAAATCTTTATAAATAA
- a CDS encoding TetR/AcrR family transcriptional regulator — protein sequence MKKQVKREEIIHAAKKLIIEKGYRKTSVEDITREAGIAKGSFYTYFKSKDYLMETLLIEKLENRSGSVKEIIASEGSLEDIIREYVKYYLTVSVDDAEFILVMTTMMRSVDSVGEVVIERLEKDKARRKQEFINILKKFKDEVDIKEERDYERYGLLIFGMINTFYINNLFPSENRFVETSLTDVKNKISSIDFDYEAKFMTNILIKLVRK from the coding sequence GTGAAAAAACAAGTTAAAAGAGAGGAGATAATACACGCAGCTAAAAAGCTTATTATTGAAAAAGGTTATAGGAAAACAAGTGTTGAGGATATAACAAGAGAAGCTGGAATAGCAAAAGGAAGTTTCTACACTTACTTTAAATCAAAAGATTATCTTATGGAAACACTTCTTATAGAAAAACTTGAAAATAGAAGTGGAAGTGTGAAAGAGATTATAGCTTCTGAAGGAAGTTTGGAAGATATAATAAGAGAGTATGTGAAATATTATCTGACAGTATCTGTAGATGATGCTGAATTTATTTTGGTTATGACAACTATGATGAGAAGTGTGGACAGTGTTGGAGAAGTTGTTATAGAAAGACTTGAAAAAGATAAAGCAAGAAGAAAACAGGAATTTATAAATATACTTAAAAAATTTAAAGATGAAGTGGATATTAAAGAAGAGAGAGATTATGAAAGATATGGACTTTTAATCTTTGGTATGATAAACACTTTCTACATAAATAATTTGTTCCCATCTGAAAATAGATTTGTTGAAACATCTCTTACAGATGTAAAAAATAAAATAAGCAGTATAGATTTTGATTATGAAGCAAAATTTATGACAAATATATTAATAAAACTTGTAAGAAAATAA
- a CDS encoding histidine phosphatase family protein, with protein MKLYFVRHGETVWNTLKIFQGIKNSPLTENGKEQTRKLKESLKDIEFTHFYSSPLGRALETINILTEDRNNPKIEIIPEFREINMGEMEGIPRADFEAMYPVQFYNLWNNGQEYDPEAFGGETFDSVYKRAGEGLKKIIENHSQDDVLLIVSHGVTLESIFANITNSGVESFAERKVPKNTSVTVAEYKDGKWEILLFSDTSHLS; from the coding sequence ATGAAATTATACTTTGTTCGTCACGGAGAAACAGTCTGGAATACTCTTAAAATATTTCAGGGAATAAAAAATTCTCCTCTTACTGAAAATGGAAAAGAGCAGACAAGAAAACTTAAAGAAAGTCTTAAGGACATAGAATTTACACATTTCTATTCCTCTCCTCTTGGAAGAGCCCTTGAAACAATAAACATTCTTACAGAGGATAGAAATAATCCAAAAATTGAAATTATACCTGAATTCAGAGAAATAAATATGGGAGAAATGGAAGGAATTCCAAGAGCAGATTTTGAAGCTATGTATCCTGTGCAATTTTATAATCTTTGGAATAACGGGCAAGAATATGATCCTGAAGCTTTTGGTGGGGAAACTTTTGACAGTGTTTACAAAAGAGCTGGGGAAGGACTTAAGAAAATAATAGAAAATCATTCTCAAGATGATGTTCTTCTTATTGTTTCTCATGGGGTAACTCTTGAATCAATTTTTGCAAACATTACAAATTCTGGTGTTGAAAGTTTTGCTGAAAGAAAAGTACCTAAAAACACAAGTGTCACTGTTGCTGAATATAAAGATGGAAAGTGGGAAATTCTTCTATTCTCTGATACATCACATTTATCATAA
- a CDS encoding SpoIID/LytB domain-containing protein, producing MKNIYIIFVLVMGIIISGCSSTGTRNFEASRNEHSTNDRMSYFSKYGYPSPDGRRGTEVPYLQATSHIKGKRTFLNRYSESKILNFYKDLDTEGFGDNSYYWRWYFSVDERDYSRSINKTLVSSYNSRASSVLTLSGNRWVRKKVPANPVGNLKKLIVLERGKSGVITYLLVSGTNGEYLVKGEYAVRVVLGLSKNNIGEKVKVYRAKGGDSTYSEKAALSNPWLLPSGFLAIEKKGKTYHVYGGGYGHGVGMSQYGAYDLAKNYGYSHKKILGCYYTDVSLRNMYRLDGVGKTIRVGITTNGHRSLDHSTVTLTSHSKATLTNSWMNMKLNPRDNVKIVSDGRKKIIYVNGKKRAETVQGVKYKSNDNKVIVTSLKRGHRKTSYPVYRGTMEIKLSPTNSKAVRMINEVNMEDYLLQVLPSEMPESFGLEALKAQAVAARTYALNDYFNSRFKKEGFHVIDDTRSQMYNNVDENPTSTRAIKETYGEVMLYNGKPVDAKYYSTSSGYGAAAHNIW from the coding sequence ATGAAAAATATATATATAATTTTTGTTCTTGTTATGGGGATTATAATTTCAGGGTGTTCGTCAACAGGAACAAGAAATTTTGAAGCATCAAGAAATGAGCACAGTACAAATGACAGAATGTCATATTTTTCAAAATATGGTTATCCTTCTCCTGATGGAAGAAGAGGGACAGAAGTTCCTTATCTTCAGGCAACAAGCCATATAAAAGGGAAAAGAACATTTTTAAACAGATATAGTGAATCAAAAATACTGAATTTTTATAAAGACCTTGATACAGAAGGTTTTGGAGATAATTCATATTACTGGAGATGGTATTTTTCAGTTGATGAGAGAGATTATTCAAGAAGTATAAACAAAACATTAGTTTCTTCTTATAATTCAAGAGCAAGTTCTGTTCTTACTCTTTCTGGAAATAGATGGGTGAGAAAAAAAGTTCCTGCAAATCCTGTGGGAAACTTAAAAAAACTTATAGTTCTTGAAAGAGGAAAATCAGGTGTAATAACTTATCTTCTTGTAAGTGGAACAAATGGGGAATATCTTGTAAAAGGAGAATATGCAGTAAGAGTTGTCCTTGGACTTAGTAAAAATAACATAGGAGAAAAAGTTAAAGTTTACAGAGCAAAAGGTGGTGACAGCACATATTCTGAAAAGGCTGCTCTTTCAAATCCATGGCTTCTTCCTTCAGGTTTCCTTGCAATAGAGAAAAAAGGAAAGACATACCATGTTTATGGAGGAGGATATGGACATGGAGTGGGAATGTCACAATATGGAGCATATGACCTTGCTAAAAACTATGGATACAGCCATAAGAAAATACTTGGTTGCTATTATACAGATGTTTCTTTAAGAAATATGTACAGACTTGATGGTGTTGGAAAAACTATAAGAGTTGGAATAACAACAAATGGGCACAGAAGCCTTGACCACAGTACAGTAACTCTTACTTCACATAGTAAGGCAACACTTACAAACAGCTGGATGAATATGAAACTTAATCCAAGAGATAATGTAAAAATAGTTTCAGATGGAAGAAAAAAAATAATCTATGTAAATGGTAAAAAAAGAGCAGAGACTGTTCAAGGGGTAAAATATAAAAGTAATGATAATAAAGTAATAGTAACGAGCCTTAAAAGAGGACATAGAAAAACAAGTTACCCTGTATACAGAGGAACTATGGAAATTAAACTTTCTCCTACAAATTCAAAGGCAGTGAGAATGATAAATGAAGTTAATATGGAAGACTATCTTCTTCAGGTTCTTCCAAGTGAAATGCCTGAAAGTTTTGGACTTGAAGCCCTTAAAGCACAGGCTGTTGCAGCAAGAACTTATGCTCTTAATGATTATTTTAACAGCAGATTTAAAAAAGAAGGTTTCCATGTTATAGATGATACAAGAAGCCAGATGTATAATAATGTAGATGAAAATCCTACTTCTACAAGAGCAATAAAAGAAACTTATGGGGAAGTTATGCTTTATAATGGAAAACCTGTAGATGCAAAATATTATTCAACTAGTTCAGGTTATGGAGCAGCTGCTCATAATATATGGTAG
- a CDS encoding TolC family protein: protein MKKVLGILFLMSTAAFARNLTLDEAIELSLNNSKKIQISSKNMKIGELNLARAFKTALPSVAYEGSYSRFEHTKRDMYGRETGVNKISNISDSGKYKNNAHEGKGGYSSQIVISQPIFQGGAILGGIKGAKAQSNIMDLSYIAEKRDVRLDTIQMYSNIIRYQKDLEALETSKKELEIRHKEQKNKLDLKLIIKADLLKTEVSMLEVESNIVQVKNLIEVEMKKLKIETGLLDEELTLTDFSVPEGLSEGIDFDKDMVTAKTSSLDALIAKNNVEYAKAEKMVAFSDNLPKVNAFVQYGGYERDSMDDTFHNEEWRGGVSVSWEMFNFGSGIDSYRAANESYKIEKLNDSIAQDNIEINLTTAYSEVIRLEKLRIAMRSSLEASQENYAIDTERYKAGLLSTQDYLNSEAQLRQSKVDYNKAETDYLVAFERYRSLLI, encoded by the coding sequence ATGAAAAAGGTTTTGGGCATACTATTTTTAATGAGCACAGCTGCATTTGCAAGAAATCTTACACTTGATGAAGCTATAGAGCTGTCTCTTAATAACAGTAAAAAAATCCAAATATCTTCAAAAAACATGAAGATAGGAGAACTTAATCTGGCAAGAGCTTTTAAAACAGCATTGCCAAGTGTGGCTTATGAAGGAAGCTACTCTCGTTTTGAACATACAAAAAGAGATATGTATGGAAGAGAAACAGGAGTAAATAAAATTTCAAACATAAGCGATTCAGGAAAGTATAAGAATAACGCTCATGAAGGTAAAGGTGGATATTCAAGTCAAATTGTAATATCACAGCCTATTTTCCAAGGAGGAGCAATCTTAGGAGGAATTAAAGGAGCAAAGGCTCAGTCAAATATTATGGATTTATCTTACATTGCAGAAAAAAGAGATGTAAGACTTGATACAATCCAAATGTATTCTAATATTATAAGATATCAGAAAGACCTTGAAGCTCTTGAAACTTCAAAAAAAGAACTTGAAATAAGACATAAAGAGCAAAAAAATAAATTAGATTTAAAACTTATTATAAAAGCAGATCTTCTTAAAACAGAGGTTTCTATGCTTGAAGTTGAATCAAATATAGTTCAGGTTAAAAACCTTATTGAAGTTGAAATGAAAAAACTTAAAATAGAAACAGGACTTCTTGATGAAGAACTTACACTTACAGATTTTTCAGTTCCTGAAGGTTTAAGTGAAGGAATAGACTTTGATAAAGATATGGTTACTGCTAAGACTTCAAGTCTTGATGCACTTATTGCAAAGAACAATGTAGAATATGCTAAGGCTGAAAAGATGGTAGCCTTCAGTGACAACCTTCCAAAAGTTAATGCTTTTGTACAATATGGAGGATATGAAAGAGACAGTATGGACGACACTTTCCACAATGAAGAATGGAGAGGAGGAGTTTCTGTTTCTTGGGAAATGTTTAACTTCGGAAGTGGAATAGACAGCTACAGAGCAGCAAATGAAAGCTATAAGATTGAAAAATTAAATGACAGCATTGCACAAGATAATATAGAAATCAATCTTACAACTGCTTACAGTGAAGTTATAAGACTTGAAAAACTAAGAATTGCAATGAGAAGTTCTCTTGAGGCATCTCAGGAAAATTATGCAATAGATACTGAAAGATATAAAGCTGGACTTTTATCAACTCAGGATTATTTAAATTCTGAAGCTCAGTTAAGACAAAGCAAAGTTGATTATAACAAAGCTGAAACAGATTATCTAGTTGCTTTTGAAAGATACAGATCATTATTAATATAA
- the lpxK gene encoding tetraacyldisaccharide 4'-kinase — translation MKILAYIYYFVTSLRNWLYDKGILKINRLDDVFIMCIGNITVGGTGKTPAVQYFARRLSEEGRKVAVVSRGYRGKRKVEPLIVSDGKNILVSSRESGDEPYSHALNLKVPVIVGKDRYKACKLAKEVFDVDTIILDDGFQHRKLYRNWDVVLIDATNPFGWEALLPKGTLRESFHPAAKRASEFIITKSDLVSEKEVEKLKRFLKGKYKKPVSTAKHGISSLCDVEGNAKPLFWVKGKRVLLFSGLANPLNFEKTVISLDPSYIERIDFLDHHSFKEKDIDLIKRRSEEMRASYIITTEKDIVKLPKHIYIENLYILKIEFEFLENNTLKCFRGAN, via the coding sequence ATGAAAATTTTGGCATATATATATTACTTTGTTACAAGCCTTAGGAACTGGCTTTATGACAAAGGAATTTTAAAAATAAATAGGCTTGATGATGTTTTTATCATGTGCATAGGAAACATAACAGTTGGGGGAACAGGAAAAACTCCAGCTGTTCAGTACTTTGCCAGAAGACTTTCTGAAGAGGGAAGAAAAGTGGCAGTTGTTTCCAGAGGGTACAGAGGGAAGAGAAAAGTAGAACCTCTTATTGTTTCAGATGGAAAAAATATCCTTGTGTCTTCAAGAGAAAGCGGAGATGAGCCATACAGCCATGCTTTAAATTTAAAAGTCCCTGTTATAGTAGGGAAGGACAGATACAAAGCATGTAAACTTGCAAAAGAAGTATTTGATGTAGATACAATAATTCTAGATGATGGTTTTCAGCACAGAAAGCTTTACAGAAATTGGGATGTTGTTCTAATAGATGCAACAAATCCTTTTGGTTGGGAAGCACTTCTTCCTAAAGGAACTTTAAGGGAGAGTTTTCACCCTGCTGCAAAGAGAGCCTCAGAATTTATAATAACTAAATCAGATCTTGTTTCTGAAAAAGAAGTTGAAAAGCTGAAAAGATTTTTAAAAGGGAAATATAAAAAGCCTGTTTCAACAGCAAAGCATGGAATAAGTTCTCTATGTGATGTTGAAGGGAATGCAAAGCCTCTTTTCTGGGTTAAAGGAAAAAGAGTTCTTTTATTTTCAGGGCTTGCCAATCCTCTTAACTTTGAAAAAACAGTTATATCACTTGATCCAAGTTATATAGAGAGGATAGATTTCCTTGATCATCACAGCTTTAAAGAAAAGGATATAGATCTTATTAAAAGAAGGTCTGAAGAAATGAGGGCATCTTATATTATAACCACAGAAAAGGATATAGTTAAACTGCCTAAGCATATATATATAGAAAATCTCTATATACTTAAAATAGAATTTGAATTTTTAGAAAATAATACATTAAAATGTTTTAGAGGAGCGAATTAA
- a CDS encoding efflux RND transporter periplasmic adaptor subunit encodes MKKIFLTALAAAVMFAGCGKDKEEAKPVEKIKYVVTEPAQMRKMSQIFKTDAVLEPEGKIDHKTEKGGTIAKILKRNGDSVKKGEIVMKLTDSATESTYLSAKASYASAEAAYKIARNNYSKFKQLYEKDLISYLEYVDYENTYVNAKGSYESAKASFENAKNDYDKLFRKADIDGIVGNLFGKEGNEVSADDVVFTVIDDNVMESYVGFPAEWLTQIQVGGPVSVEVPAAGKTIEGKILEINPIADSGTKKFKIKIGIENNDRAVKDGMYAYATIPVGEVEVLSTKDSAVFIRELISYVYKVEDGRVRRIEVKPGATNPPYTALLSDTIKEGDTIVVDGVFGLEEGDKVQEAVTEANTQAK; translated from the coding sequence ATGAAAAAGATATTTTTAACAGCACTGGCAGCTGCAGTAATGTTTGCAGGGTGTGGAAAAGATAAAGAAGAAGCTAAACCTGTTGAAAAAATAAAATATGTAGTAACAGAACCTGCTCAAATGAGAAAAATGAGCCAAATTTTTAAAACAGACGCTGTTTTAGAGCCTGAAGGAAAAATTGATCATAAAACTGAAAAAGGTGGAACAATAGCTAAGATTTTAAAAAGAAATGGAGATTCAGTTAAAAAAGGAGAAATTGTAATGAAACTTACAGACTCTGCTACTGAATCAACATATTTATCAGCAAAAGCAAGCTATGCATCAGCTGAAGCTGCATATAAAATTGCAAGAAATAACTACTCAAAATTCAAACAACTTTATGAAAAAGATTTAATTTCTTACTTAGAATATGTTGATTATGAAAATACATATGTAAATGCAAAAGGTTCTTATGAATCAGCAAAAGCATCATTTGAAAATGCTAAGAATGATTATGATAAATTATTCAGAAAAGCTGATATTGATGGAATTGTAGGTAACTTATTTGGAAAAGAAGGAAATGAAGTTTCTGCAGATGATGTTGTATTTACAGTTATTGATGATAATGTAATGGAAAGTTATGTAGGATTCCCTGCTGAATGGCTTACTCAAATTCAAGTTGGAGGGCCTGTTTCAGTTGAAGTTCCTGCAGCAGGAAAAACAATAGAAGGAAAAATTCTTGAAATTAACCCTATTGCAGATTCAGGTACTAAAAAATTCAAAATCAAAATTGGTATAGAAAATAATGACAGAGCTGTAAAAGATGGTATGTATGCTTATGCAACAATTCCTGTTGGAGAAGTTGAAGTTCTTTCTACAAAAGATTCTGCTGTATTTATAAGAGAACTTATAAGTTATGTATATAAAGTAGAAGATGGAAGAGTAAGAAGAATAGAAGTTAAACCAGGAGCAACTAACCCTCCATACACAGCACTTCTTTCAGATACAATAAAAGAAGGAGATACAATCGTTGTTGACGGAGTATTCGGACTTGAAGAAGGGGACAAAGTTCAGGAAGCAGTAACTGAAGCAAATACTCAGGCAAAATAA
- the kdsB gene encoding 3-deoxy-manno-octulosonate cytidylyltransferase gives MKFLGIIPARYGSSRLEGKPLKDICGHSMIEWVYKRAKLSDLDDVIVATDDKRIFDEVERFGGKVIMTSENHPNGTSRIAEVCEKITDYDVVINIQGDEPLIEKDMINSLIEAFRKEPELKMGTLKHKLDTMEEVENPNSVKVITDKNDYAIYFSRSVIPYPRKEDMKNYYKHVGIYGYKRDFVLEYSKWEQTPLEISESLEQLRVLENGYKIKVLPTPYKIIGVDTEKELERVREYIACHKLEI, from the coding sequence ATGAAATTTTTAGGAATAATTCCTGCCCGTTATGGATCAAGCAGATTAGAGGGGAAACCTCTTAAGGATATATGTGGGCACAGTATGATAGAGTGGGTTTATAAAAGAGCAAAACTTTCAGACCTAGATGATGTAATTGTAGCTACAGATGATAAAAGAATTTTTGATGAAGTGGAAAGATTTGGGGGAAAAGTTATAATGACAAGTGAGAATCACCCAAATGGTACGAGCAGAATAGCAGAAGTATGTGAAAAAATAACAGATTATGATGTGGTTATAAACATTCAAGGAGATGAGCCTTTAATTGAAAAAGATATGATAAATTCTCTTATTGAGGCTTTTAGAAAAGAACCTGAACTTAAAATGGGAACTCTTAAACATAAGCTTGATACAATGGAAGAGGTTGAAAATCCAAACAGTGTAAAAGTAATTACAGATAAAAATGATTATGCAATATATTTTTCAAGATCTGTAATTCCTTATCCAAGAAAAGAGGATATGAAAAATTATTATAAACATGTGGGAATATATGGGTATAAAAGAGACTTTGTTCTTGAATATTCAAAATGGGAACAAACACCTCTTGAAATATCAGAATCTCTTGAGCAGTTAAGAGTGCTTGAAAATGGATATAAGATAAAAGTTCTTCCTACACCTTATAAAATAATAGGTGTTGATACAGAAAAAGAACTTGAAAGAGTAAGAGAGTATATAGCTTGTCATAAGCTTGAAATATAG